A window of Aptenodytes patagonicus chromosome 1, bAptPat1.pri.cur, whole genome shotgun sequence genomic DNA:
AGAGCTACCTCCTACCTCTCTGCAAGCAAACATCGATGGGTTTCCTGCTGATTAAGTCAACAGTAAAACTGGGAATGAACTGTTGATTGATTTGGATTcagcaaacaaggaaaaacagatttgcagGTCCTCAGCTAGCAGGAATGAGGGCCCAGCTTTTCAAGGCAGCTGAGCTGATCTGCAATGGAAGGGGCTACATagctccttcctcttcccttgcacCAGCCTTGGCATTCATCTGGTTCCAAAGTGTAGCAGAAACATATCCTGAATAGAAAACGATGGTTTTTCTCCCTAAACTGGCTCACTGTGGGGTCAGGTAAGTGCCAGAGCTGGTgtaagggaggaggaaggtaTGGTGGAGGGCGAAGGGAGGTATGTCCCTTCCAGAGGCAGTGATGCTTAATTGCACTATAAAATCACACCCTCCGTTCGTCTCAGCTGATTGCAGAGGAGTTGTGTGGAAACTACGTCAACTGGGATATGGCCCCAATTAATTAGGAAATGTTTTCTAAGGTAAAGCACGTTGGAAGGAGAAAGCCCGGTGGGTTTTTTACTGAATGGAACTGCAGGCTGTTGCGTGCTTACAGCGGCACTGCTCGCTGGCTCCCTGCTAGGCTGACTGCACTCAAATGTGCGTCAGGGGATTCTGCTGCAACAGCTTTGTTGCTTTATTTACATCTTCAGATGCCACGGAAGATGTTGGGATGTGTCCTGTccagttttttcccctctacatTCTGTGTTCATGAGGGAGATGGGGATCAGGTGAGCCCAGGACATAACTCCTGCTTTGAAGTCAGCAGTCAGTCTGCTGTAGGCATCCGTGGGAGAGATTTCACTTCTAGCATGACTGTAAAGTTTTGGAAGACTCATGATTTCTGGCGCTAAACTGAACTAAACAAAGTCCTGTTCAAGTCTGTTAGGAGAAAAAACACCCTTACGCTTGTTCTCAAGATACAACCTCGAAAAGTAATTCCCCACTTCTAATTTCTATGCTGAATTCTTGCCATGTAGTTACCCTTATATATTTAGGACTCTTTATCTCCGTAGTTTAACCTTTCAAACAGGTAAATGCAGCTAaatgtgtggtgttggattttttttttttttttttttagaattagtCCCAGCATCGTGGCTTTTCCATCATGTCAGAACCCATCACGCTCAATGTTGGAGGAAAACTCTATACCACCTCTCTGTCCACCCTGACTAGCTTTCCAGACTCCATGCTGGGGGCCATGTTTAGCGGGAAGATCCCAACCAAGAAAGACAGCCAAGGCAACTGCTTTATTGACAGAGATGGCAAAATCTTCCGCTATATCCTGAACTTCTTACGAACTTCTCACTTGGACCTCCCTGAAGACTTTCAAGAAATGGGTTTACTTCGACGGGAGGTAGATTTCTATCAAATTCAACCACTGATTGACGCCTtgcaggagaaggaggtggagctTTCTAAAGCGGAGAAGAATGCCATGCTCAACATCACCCTCGATCAGAAGACGCAGACTGTTCACTTCACCGTCCGGGAAGCACCCCAGATCTACAGCTTGTCTTCCTCCAACATGGAAGTGTTCAGTGCTCATATCTTCTCCACGTCATGTCTGTTCCTGAAGCTTCTCGGTTCCAAACTTTACTATTGCTTCAACGGAAACCTCTCTTCAATATCCAGCTACCTGCAGGACCCCAACCATTTGACCTTGGATTGGGTTGCAAGTGTGGAAGGCCTTCCCGAAGAGGAGTACACCAGGCAGAACTTAAAGAGACTCTGGGTGGTGCCAGATAATAAGCAAATCAATAGTTTCCAGGTGTTTGTGGAAGAAGTGCTAAAAATAGCCATGAGTGATGGTTTCTGCATAGATTCTTCTCATCCACATACTTCAGATTTCATGAATAATAAGATTATTCGCCTAATTCGGTACAAGTAGGAATGGCTGTTTATTATGGTGCCAGCATGGAGATAACACAGGTTAAGTGTTTCCCTTTAAAACACACTTACAGCCTAATTCAGAATCATGCTTACCTGGATTAAGAGTCACTAACAGGGAGATGATTTTCCTTTAATGTATTTACCAATACGACCTTTCAGAATATGTCCATATTCTAGACGGAAGGAATATTGTCTAACACCTGAATTAAGGATCGGTTCTGTCTCTGCCTCCACCTCTGACCTGCCGTACAATTGTGGAGAAAATCACGTAACTTCTGTCCTTACATTTTCCAGTTGGAAAATGGGCGTGATCCTTAACCTATATTGCCAGGGTGATGTGAGGGTTCGGTAATCACGGTTTGGAAGGTGGCTGGAGATCAGATGCAGTGAAAGATGCCACGGAGCTGCAAGAACAGCAGACAGCCCGGGGGGCGCGTTTTCCATGTCTTGCCATATCACCTGTGCAGAGCATCCAAGAAGCCTTGGATCCACAGAGGGGAAGCCTCCCCACACGCACGCACTCAATATAGCTGTAAAGGATGGTGCAAACTGCAAATGAGTACAGGATCCTGTCTGTTTGGGTTCAACAAAGGATTTCTGTCACCATCTGAAGCTGATGGGTTTTTTCTGAACCCTGTGAGGAAGCCcctgctctgttctgctttcaGGAGGGCGTGTTTGAATGATGTGACTGGCACGGGGAATGACCAAGGAACCCATAGCAGAGAGAATGATGTTCTTACAGACTGAGAAGATTGTGGCTGGTGGGGGAACTTTGCTTTGGATGCTCTTAAACCTTTACTTATACATTCCAAAGGCATCCAAGACAACtagtccttttctttctcttacaatCTTCTATTTGTCTGGAGGATGCTGCTGAAACTTTCTGAGGCGGAGACAGATTTGGGGGCAGAGGCCCCCAAATATCTTCTAAACGTTTGAGCCTCTTCTGCCTGGACATGGCCTTCTTTTGGGCACGTCTCCCTTCAGCAGTGCCTGGAGTGCATGGGATGCTCTCTGGGTAGGATGGATTCCATCTGAAAAGACAACATTCCCATCAGGTTACGCCTAGTgtttttcattacaaaaacagAGGCTCGCTTTTCCTATCCTGGTGCATTGAGCCATATTTTTTACATCACTGTGAAATGGTCAGATGACTAAGCTAGCATTTTACCCGCTTGCTTGGCTTTAGTGTCAGATTGTCGGAGGAAAGGCAGTGGGAAACCAGAGGTGATGACAATGGTCAAGCTCTTTCCTACAAGCCCGGTCTGTGCTATAATGAAGATCATAATCCACTACCTGCACGTTAGCTCTAAACATCATTTGTGCCACATTCAAGGTGGTTCATTCTCAGctaattatgtttaaaaatatcttaGCTGTCTTTCCCTAACCAGATTGCTACATGTGCATGAGAGACCTTCTGGAACATTTCCCGTTATTTCTAATGATATAGAAGGGAAAATGCAACAACCAAGTTCTGCATTTAGAATTTCAGTGCTTCCAAAAGTTCTTAGCACAGGGCTGCAAAGCTCAGTATGCTCATGTTCTTGTTTCCCAAAGTAACTAGCCCGTCGTTACATTAAGCTGACCTGTGAACAAGCATAAAGAAGCATTTTGTTCCTGTTGTAAAATACAGCGAGGTAAATATATTTCTACTGTCCCAAGCTGTAACTGCATGAACAACACAAATCAGCATGCTGATGGTAAAAATGCACATTCTGCAGCTATTGGCAGCCCGTAACAAACCACTTCCCCTGTCTGACTTGGTGCTAAACCAGCATGATATACGTGGGACCACGTTGTTAGGAAGCACTGACTGTGCTTGAAGCCCTCAGAGCCATTAAACCTGGCAAGTTTTGTGAATTTTGAGGAGTATAAACAGGATTTTGTGGCTAAATTCCAACCTGAGTCACCATGTTCTTCTAGTTTTAGTTGCATTAGGaggaactttttttcccccatccctgtCCTGAATTATAAAGCAGGAATAATCTGTTCCAGGGGTTGCTGCATGCCACTGATAAAGCAAAGCAACTCCTGTGTGAATCTTATTTCTGACATGAGTTTGCCAGCCAGCTGGACATTCACAGTGATGATCTATGCAGGTAATATGATTATGATCTGTAAAAATACCATACAGGAACCCTCTTTCACCAAATCTATGCCTTGAAACAGATATGTCTCTGCTGGATTTATGCTAACAGAGCTTTTGGGGGCTGTTGGCAGTATTTCTTTTTAGCCCACGCCCTTGAGAGTAGATTTTAAATGATCTGTAACGGGAGTTCTTGTATGTCAGGATTAAAATAATACTTATCTGTAGTAATTTGTTTCCTGTCAGCTTGAATTTCTCCAAGGGCAAGAGCAGTGGACTTAAATCTCATCTGGAAGGGGGAAGAAGTCTGATCTACGCCCTTTAGAGCTCTGGATCGGTACTGCTCCATTCagtttcagcaaaataaaactatTCCCTGGGAGAGTTGAATCATTACTGCATTTTCTGGTGAAAGGCATGTTAAGAGGAGTCCCCAGAAGCACTATGCATAGCTTAATCTAGAGCATTTACTCTTCCCCTTTGCCctcatccccttttcttttctttggactGTAGCAGCACCCACACTAAAAGCAGTTACACAGTTTCTTAACAGTCTAAACAAGAAATGAAGAGTCCCCCACCCTGGCCTGGACAGTAACTGGGGTAATTCTGCTGACATGGAAATATGGGTCTGAATCCCCACAGAGCGTGGAGAGAACTGAACCTGGGTCTTCTCCTGGAGTTATTTAACCCATCTGCCTATTACGCAAAAGATGGACCACTTGAATACACATTTATCTGTGCTTGGGTAACTAAATCAGGCAAAGGTACAGCTGGCCACAAATCTTTGTCATTTATTAGTATGCAGAGAGATGCAAAATATCACTCTTCTATATGCAGAGATGCAAAATTTCTAACAAGTATAAAGACATGAGTGAAGACAGGCTTTGGGAGGAATAGAAAAAGTTGAGGTACCTCTAAATTGCTAAGGAGAATAAACATCTTTAAGCAGGAGATACTATTTATAATGCCACAGTCGTTCTGCATGCTAATCCAGTACGTGAAATAAGCGGTAAGTGAATCACTTGCGACTGCAGTCAAACATATGTTACACAAACGCAGTTGCTATTTCAAACTACACACTAAGCTAAATTCATAGCTGCTCCGTAATTTTGCAGTCTGTGAGTTACGTTATAATGCCTGTTTATAGGAATGTTCTCTCTCCAAAACATTTGTTCCCTTTTTATCTGGCTGGCTTTTGTTTACCTTCTTTTTCTGAGCCCTAGAGGTGTAACTTGGTTTTGTTTACCAGTCAACAGCACTGATGATTCTTCTTCTCAGGAGTTTTCCTGAATTAAAGTGAACATAAACAAAGCCATATTAAGTTCAGCGCAACCCCATCGCTAGTCATGAAAAGCACTTGGCATTTATTAGCAGTAACgtctaaaaattatttcactgttgaGTGGAATATTCACTCTCAgaacaaactaatttttttcctggaagggCCCGAGAACAAGGAAAGGATCTAGTGAGGTTTTTTCCCTTGAAGTCTGAAGGGTGCTTGCTTCCACATCTCGGTGCGTAACTCCTGTTCCGATTCTGCCATACGCCTGCCTCCCTCAACACCTTCATGCACAGAATGAGGCTAAAAGtcctgcacttttttttaaatggcctaAACGCTGCGAGAGCCACTGAATAGAGCGATCAATAGCGTTAGAGCAGAAAAATACCAGAGTTAGGGCAGATGATAAATAAGTTATTAGCTGTAGTCTAATGGCATTTTCGGATATGGGCATGTGCATAGCACAGTGGGATTTCTTATATGACGAAAAGATTATTATGAAGCATCTCAGTGGAGCCCAGAAAGAATCACTCATGGATTTCTCTTATGTGTTTTTAGGCTTGATAGCTCTTAAATATCTCACAATGTCCAGTTATAATGAAGGGACTGAAACCATACATAAATACTAAGACATCTTGAGTTCATCAGCTGTTGTTAAAGGTCATTAGGAGTCAGTGAGAGGAGTGTTTGTTGCTGCAGGTGATGgtagggaaataaaagaaacacgTGTAAAAAGTTAGACCTGGAAGAATTCACATGTTAACAAGAAATCCAGGATTTAGAAGGGAGAGACTAAAGAATCTTGAtgtgttcaggaaaaaaacccagcaagatAACAATGGAGTCAAAGATTTTGCTACGGAAGGAGGCTGTGATTAGAATGACTCGCTGGTCCTTTCCAGTTTTAATCTCCTATTACGGAACTTAAATATCGGTCATGCCAAGAGTTACGCTAGTAACTCGTCAGGAGCAGACAGCTTTGCTTCAATTTGCACGTGCTTTACAGCACCAAACACATGCACTGCTGTAGTTACCCCTGTTTTAACTGGGTTGCCGAGTATAAATTGCTGCATGAGTTCGCTGGCAGTAAATACCCGCAATCAATCAGATTTATTCCCACTCTAGGAAAGGCTGGTGGGGTCCATATGTAAGGTTGATGGGAGTGATAAATATTGCCTTCAGCCTGTGCCATAGACTGTGGAAAATAAACCTAGAATCTTCTGATACTTCACAGATAAATGGAGAAGTTACGAAGAAGACGCCTTTGAGGAGTTTCATTTTCATCCCACCCCTTTGAATTTGGTGTCACTGCTCaaaatttcaatatattttgaaatatttaactgCCATTCTGTAATGACTCCCATATCCACACACTGATGGACACCAACATGCAGGGTACAAGCAGTGCTAATATGTGGCCCTCCCCGTAAAAGTCTCATATGTGAATTAGTACAGGCAGTCATGTAGATATTCTGTGCGAGGAGGGCTGGATCGAGCATAAATATGCAGATCATGCTCCCAGATTCACTTGGAAATAACACAAGGGATGGTTTCCctatgaattcagaaaaaaaaggagctatAGGGGAGGGCTGTATGGAAcaattccttttctcttcctcctcttgccaTTCCCCTCCCTGTTATTTTCTTGCTCCTACTCCTAACTGTAGGATTTTCCCGTTGATCAGAATTTGATCCCCAATTCACTAAAAGCCACGCTTTTGAATGAATACTATTTGGAAAGTGTCAaaagatgttttttatttctgaccACTT
This region includes:
- the KCTD21 gene encoding BTB/POZ domain-containing protein KCTD21, producing the protein MSEPITLNVGGKLYTTSLSTLTSFPDSMLGAMFSGKIPTKKDSQGNCFIDRDGKIFRYILNFLRTSHLDLPEDFQEMGLLRREVDFYQIQPLIDALQEKEVELSKAEKNAMLNITLDQKTQTVHFTVREAPQIYSLSSSNMEVFSAHIFSTSCLFLKLLGSKLYYCFNGNLSSISSYLQDPNHLTLDWVASVEGLPEEEYTRQNLKRLWVVPDNKQINSFQVFVEEVLKIAMSDGFCIDSSHPHTSDFMNNKIIRLIRYK